The following are encoded in a window of Thermoflexus sp. genomic DNA:
- a CDS encoding glycosyltransferase, with translation MARILIDITAAVRQGAGIGRYARELTRAILRMFPQHRYTLFYAGPARFPPIWAQGAQVCLRAAPLPERGMVWLWHRLSLPIPVELFAGPADLIYSPDFLLPPTLPGRPTLLTVHDLSFEIMPETLPEPLVAYLRRNVPRAVWRATHILADSESTRQDLIRLWGVPPERVTVLYSGIEPRFRPVEDPAQQARVRTRYGLGPWPFVLTVGTVQPRKNYP, from the coding sequence ATGGCGCGCATCCTGATCGACATCACGGCGGCGGTTCGCCAGGGGGCGGGGATCGGGCGTTATGCTCGGGAGCTGACCCGCGCCATCCTGCGCATGTTCCCCCAGCATCGGTATACGCTGTTCTATGCAGGTCCGGCCCGTTTCCCCCCGATCTGGGCGCAGGGCGCCCAGGTGTGCCTGCGGGCGGCCCCGCTGCCGGAACGGGGGATGGTCTGGCTCTGGCATCGACTCTCGCTTCCCATCCCTGTAGAGCTCTTCGCCGGGCCGGCGGACCTGATCTACTCCCCGGATTTCCTTCTTCCTCCTACCCTTCCGGGTCGGCCCACCCTGCTGACCGTGCACGATCTCTCCTTCGAGATCATGCCGGAAACGCTCCCCGAGCCGCTGGTGGCGTATCTCCGACGGAATGTGCCGCGCGCGGTGTGGCGGGCGACCCACATCCTGGCCGATTCGGAGTCCACCCGCCAGGATCTCATCCGCCTCTGGGGGGTGCCGCCGGAGCGGGTCACGGTGCTTTACAGCGGGATCGAACCGCGCTTCCGCCCCGTTGAGGATCCAGCGCAGCAAGCCCGGGTGCGGACGCGCTATGGGCTGGGGCCGTGGCCGTTCGTGCTCACGGTGGGCACGGTGCAGCCCCGCAAGAACTACCCGC